One window of the Mytilus galloprovincialis chromosome 14, xbMytGall1.hap1.1, whole genome shotgun sequence genome contains the following:
- the LOC143058801 gene encoding peroxidase-like protein 3, with protein sequence MKDLKMGYKGLLATKECPFSQRVSNFMRKPPIETEGCRTLAKGPDTPCLVLSKGDYHDYCQKSGDKRVNVVPNLCALHNLFMRYHNRMAERLAQANFISWSSDQLFEETRKIVTAILQHVTYNEYLPLVIGKKNMIKYELFSAETGFDTVYNKMVDATVKNSFGAAAFRFGHSQITNFQSRMNSQYYRYSETPIEQTFNRPRMCTAQHGENIPDLLRWLFTDKSAEADRYFESGVRDKLFSKQQGKTLDLPAINIQRGRDHGLPGYNAFRRWCNLAVGYSFGRRNTWSLSDHSYSNTRLLRKIYRHPDDIDLFVGGISENHLTDGVVGPTFACIIGRQFRDIKLGDRFWYENKFAVTGFTLDQVNEIKKVKLSQVICEGSDVNSVQENALKAPSSENPRRECSDFPNIDLNKWKVPDNGETFTIFGKTYQKNGGIV encoded by the exons GTCTGCTAGCAACAAAAGAGTGTCCATTTTCACAGAGAGTCTCTAATTTTATGCGAAAACCGCCAATTGAAACAGAGGGTTGTAGGACTTTAGCAAAAGGACCTGACACGCCTTGCCTGGTGCTTTCTAAAGGAGATTACCATGATTACTGTCAAAAATCAG gTGATAAGCGAGTTAACGTTGTCCCAAATCTATGCGCTTTACACAATCTTTTCATGAGATATCACAACAGAATGGCAGAGAGGCTTGCACAAGCTAATTTCATATCGTGGTCTTCAGATCAATTATttgaagagacaagaaaaattgTTACCGCCATTTTACAACATGTAACATATAACGAATACTTACCGTTGGTTATTGGTAAAAAGAACATGATAAAATACGAACTATTTTCTGCGGAAACCGGTTTTGATACTGTCTACAACAAAATGGTGGATGCCACAGTCAAAAACAGTTTTGGAGCAGCTGCTTTCAGATTTGGACATTCTCAAATTACTAATTTCCAGTCAAGGATGAATTCTCAATACTACCGTTACTCCGAAACACCGATTGAACAGACATTTAACAGACCGAGAATGTGCACAGCACAACACGGGGAAAATATTCCTGATCTTCTAAGATGGCTGTTTACTGACAAGTCTGCAGAAGCTGATAG ATACTTTGAATCTGGAGTGAGGGATAAATTATTTTCTAAACAACAAGGGAAAACCCTAGATTTGCCTGCTATAAACATTCAACGAGGACGGGACCATGGGCTCCCTGGTTACAACGCTTTCCGAAGATGGTGCAATCTTGCTGTGGGCTACAGTTTTGGGAGAAGAAATACATGGTCACTGTCCGACCATTCGTATTCAAATACACGACTTTTAAGGAAAATATATAG ACATCCAGATGATATTGACCTCTTTGTTGGTGGAATATCTGAAAATCACTTAACAGATGGAGTGGTTGGGCCAACATTTGCGTGTATCATTGGTCGGCAATTTAGAGATATTAAACTTGGAGACCGGTTTTGGTATGAGAATAAGTTTGCAGTTACAGGTTTTACTTTGG ATCAAGTGAACGAGATCAAAAAGGTGAAATTATCTCAGGTTATTTGCGAAGGAAGCGATGTAAATAGTGTCCAGGAAAACGCACTTAAAGCACCGTCATCCGA GAACCCTCGGCGTGAATGCAGTGATTTTCCAAACATCGACTTAAATAAATGGAAAGTGCCTGATAATGGAGAAACATTCACTATATTTGGAAAGACTTATCAAAAGAATGGCGGCATTGTGTGA